A window of Chaetodon auriga isolate fChaAug3 chromosome 2, fChaAug3.hap1, whole genome shotgun sequence contains these coding sequences:
- the LOC143338088 gene encoding WD repeat-containing protein 82-like, translating to MKITDSVLRSFRVARTYQQNSQKVNCVDFSPNGENAVSSSDDDCIVLYDIQEGKPKGSLYSKKYGVDLIRYTHGDTQTVVYSSNKLDDTIRYLSLADNKYIRYFPGHTAKVIALSMSPVDDTFISGSLDKTIRIWDLRSPDCQGLTNPLGKPVCSFDPDGLIFAAGVESQAIKLYDLRAFDKGPFASFETTFSRVCDWTGLKFSNDGKQILISTNGGMIRILNAFNGSVMHTFSGYNNSKGISLEACFTPDSQFVMIGSEDGRVHVWSTESGMKVAVLDGKHPGPINTLQFNPRYLTFASACTNMTFWLPCVDDL from the exons ATGAAGATCACAGACAGCGTGCTACGAAGCTTCAGGGTTGCCAGAACATATCAGCAAAATTCCCAGAAAGTCAACTGTGTGGACTTCAGCCCAAATGGTGAAAACGCAGTATCAAGCAGCGACGACGACTGCATTGTGCTCTATGACATCCAGGAGGGAAA ACCTAAAGGGAGCCTGTACAGCAAGAAGTATGGCGTAGACCTCATCCGCTAcacacatggagacacacagacagtggtCTACAGCTCCAACAAGCTGGATG ATACCATCCGATACCTGTCCCTCGCTGACAACAAGTACATCAGATATTTCCCAGGTCACACTGCAAA agtTATTGCTCTCTCCATGTCACCAGTGGATGATACGTTTATCTCCGGCTCGTTGGACAAGACGATCCGGATCTGGGACCTGCGCTCTCCAGACTGTCAG GGTTTGACTAATCCACTGGGGAAACCAGTATGTTCCTTTGACCCTGATGGGCTAATATTTGCTGCAGGCGTGGAATCGCAAGCCATCAAATTATATGACCTTCGTGCTTTTGATAAg GGTCCCTTTGCCTCTTTTGAGACAACGTTTAGTCGTGTCtgtgactggactggactcaagTTCAGTAACGACGGGAAACAGATTCTCATATCCACCAATGGAGGGATGATTCGCATCCTGAATGCTTTCAATGGATCTGTGATGCACACTTTTTCT GGTTACAACAACAGTAAAGGAATCTCCCTGGAGGCCTGCTTCACGCCCGACTCACAGTTTGTCATGATCG GCTCAGAGGATGGCAGAGTCCATGTTTGGAGCACTGAGAGTGGGATGAAGGTGGCTGTGCTGGACGGGAAACATCCAGGACCCATCAACACTCTGCAGTTTAACCCCAGATACCTGACCTTTGCTAGCGCCTGCACCAACATG ACATTTTGGCTCCCGTGTGTTGATGACTTGTAG
- the twf2b gene encoding twinfilin-2b isoform X2 — protein sequence MSHQTGINATSELREFLARARGGAIRIMKIVIRNEELVLDWYREPAQSWDKDYDQFLLPLLTPQEPCYILYRLDSQNAQGYEWIFIAWSPDQSPVRQKMVYAATRATLKKEFGGGHIKDEVFGTVEDDLCFQGYLRHMSSCCSPAPLTAAEQELQRIKVTEVTMEFGLDKRAQTLQGLAFPLQEEAKRALQQLKQRRINYIQLRLDVEKETIELVHTKPTETQELPYRIPTDSPRYHFFIFKHSHQGQLQEALVFIYSMPGYTCSIKERMLYSSCKNRLLDEVERDYQLEVTKKMEIDSGDGLTEDFLYEEVHPMEHTLKQAFAKPRGPGGKRGNKRLIKGAGENGDES from the exons ATGTCACACCAAACTGGAATTAATG CAACATCTGAGCTGAGAGAGTTTCTGGCCCGAGCAAGGGGAGGTGCCATCAGAATAATGAAGATAGTCATCAGAAACG aggagtTGGTGCTGGATTGGTACAGAGAGCCAGCACAGAGCTGGGACAAGGATTACGATCAGttcctgcttcctctgctcACGCCTCAGGAACCCTGCTACATCCTCTACCGCCTGGACTCCCAGAACGCACAGGGATACGAGTGGATCTTCATCGCCTGGTCACCTGACCAATCACCA GTGAGGCAGAAGATGGTGTATGCAGCCACCCGAGCCACGCTGAAGAAGGAGTTTGGAGGAGGTCACATTAAAGATGAAGTGTTTGGCACAGTTGAG GACGACCTGTGCTTCCAGGGATACCTGCGACAcatgtcctcctgctgctccccGGCTCCCCTCACAGCAGCCGAGCAGGAATTGCAACGAATTAAAGTCACAGAG GTTACAATGGAGTTTGGCTTAGACAAAAGGGCACAGACTCTTCAAGGTCTTGCATTCCCGTTACAAGAAGAGGCCAAACGAGCTCTGCAGCAACTCAAGCAGAGACGCATCAACTACATACAGCTG AGGCTGGATGTAGAGAAAGAGACCATTGAGCTGGTTCACACCAAACCTACGGAGACCCAGGAGCTTCCATACAGGATCCCCACAGATTCACCCAGATACCACTTCTTCATCTTCAAACATTCCCACCAGGGCCAGCTGCAGGAGGCGCTGG TGTTCATATATTCGATGCCTGGGTACACCTGCAGCATCAAAGAACGGATGTTGTATTCCAGCTGTAAGAACAGGCTACTGGACGAGGTGGAGAGAGACTACCAGCTGGAGGTCACCAAAAAG atggaGATAGACAGCGGCGACGGCCTGACAGAAGACTTCCTGTACGAGGAGGTCCACCCGATGGAGCACACCTTAAAGCAGGCCTTTGCCAAGCCCCGCGGACCGGGAGGGAAGAGGGGCAACAAACGGCTCATCAAGGGTGCAGGGGAGAACGGGGACGAAAGTTag
- the qrich1 gene encoding transcriptional regulator QRICH1 isoform X2, translating to MNEQESGVVSFDEYVRQKARTVPQHRMKEFLESLAKGPEVLQEFSQQGGAATTTAMVYQQQGSNCIYTDSTEVAGSLLELACPVTSADISPHLSVHQESEQQLQVQVQIQEQQGQAVGQVLQVASPSQQDLQGISAAQLVQQGELTEEQQQQIQAQLVAAVAGGQQIQLSSGQQIQLQGTQHIQLPGGQQIQLQAGQQIQLQGGQQIQLQGGQQIQLQGGQQIQLQSGQQIQLQGSQQIQLQGGQQIQLQGGQQIQIQTIEAMSPSHQQDSLKEAERRSAVSTVVQPAKKRKVDVPLAVSYAVTPGQQVATVLAIPQGQQQSYVSLRPDLLTVDSAQLYSTTGTITGPTGETWTIPVYSTPQQQGVTHIAIPQESYNTVQVTTTNGKDKMSPSTSSTSADVQSASAGTQEEIVQTLFPAQFMNGNIHIPVAVQTVGGTYNTTQSVHIWDPNQQQGHGEEEQQLHLQGHTETEAHAEPPTEILVPVCLKPEEGLEVWRLWAKRKNEELNKQEKTTLAPIGRRQPLRFQEDLVSSAVAELNLGLSLMTQEARGSDEEQFTSDVLYYVFLCIQKYLCENGRVDDIFSDPYYTRFCESLHKILDGWKPSVHPLGYIIPSHVTEEMLWECKQLGAHSPATLLTTLMYFNTKHFRLTTPEQHLKVAFTKVLRNTRKNPANAKDKATSIRLLKGQGPHSVGQKGTDEMYEEQVEDPENPLRCPIKLYDFYLFKCPQSVKGRNDAYYMTPEPVVAPNSPMWYSSQPLTSQQVEHMLARIIVVREIQEIISASPDNMS from the exons ATGAATGAGCAGGAGAGTGGGGTGGTCTCCTTTGATGAGTATGTGCGGCAGAAGGCCCGCACTGTGCCTCAGCACAGGATGAAGGAGTTCCTGGAGTCTCTTGCCAAGGGCCCAGAGGTGCTGCAGGAGTTCAGCCAGCAGGGAGGGGCGGCCACCACCACAGCCATGGTGTACCAGCAGCAGGGCTCCAACTGCATCTACACAGACAGCACTGAGGTGGCCGGCTCTCTCTTGGAGCTGGCTTGTCCG GTGACGTCGGCAGACATTTCACCTCATCTGTCGGTGCATCAAGAGTCTGAACAGCAACTTCAAGTGCAG GTTCAGATTCAGGAGCAGCAGGGCCAGGCAGTCGGCCAGGTTCTTCAGGTGGCCTCCCCCTCTCAGCAGGACCTGCAGGGAATCTCAGCAGCTCAGCTTGTCCAGCAGGGAGAgctcacagaggagcagcagcagcag ATTCAAGCACAATTGGTTGCAGCTGTAGCTGGAGGACAACAAATCCAGTTGTCAAGTGGCCAACAAATCCAGTTACAAGGAACACAGCATATTCAGTTGCCAGGGGGCCAGCAAATTCAACTTCAGGCAGGCCAACAGATTCAACTACAGGGTGGCCAGCAGATTCAATTACAGGGTGGCCAACAGATTCAATTACAGGGTGGCCAACAGATTCAACTACAGAGTGGCCAGCAGATTCAACTACAGGGTAGCCAGCAGATTCAGCTACAGGGTGGCCAACAAATTCAGCTGCAAGGTGGCCaacagatccagatccagaccATAGAGGCGATGTCTCCTTCGCACCAACAGGACTCtctgaaggaggcagagaggaggtcCGCTGTCTCTACTGTTGTCCAACCAGCCAAGAAGCGTAAGGTGGATGTCCCTCTAGCTGTGTCGTATGCCGTTACACCGGGCCAGCAGGTGGCCACTGTTCTTGCCATCCCTCAAGGGCAGCAGCAAAGCTACGTGTCCCTACGACCAGATTTGCTCACTGTCGACAGCGCTCAACTGTACAGCACTACAGGAACAATCACAGGTCCCACAGGTGAGACCTGGACCATCCCTGTGTACTCCActccacagcagcagggtgTAACTCACATTGCCATACCTCAGGAGTCATACAACACAGTGCAAGTTACCACCACCAATGGTAAGGACAAAATGTCCCCCAGCACCTCCTCAACTTCTGCGGATGTGCAGTCTGCCTCCGCTGGGACACAGGAAGAAATAGTACAAACCCTGTTCCCAGCCCAGTTTATGAACGGGAACATTCACATCCCTGTGGCAGTGCAGACTGTAGGCGGGACTTACAACACTACACAGTCGGTACACATATGGGACCCAAATCAACAGCAGGGCCATGGTGAAGAGGAACAGCAGCTCCATCTGCAG GGTCACACAGAGACGGAGGCTCATGCTGAACCACCCACAGAGATTCTGGTTcctgtctgtctaaagcccgAGGAAGGCCTGGAGGTCTGGCGCTTGTGGGCCAAGCGAAAAAACGAGGAGCTGAACAAGCAAGAAAAGACAACACTTGCACCTATTGGCC GTCGTCAGCCCCTGCGTTTTCAAGAAGACTTGGTGTCCAGTGCCGTAGCTGAGCTAAACTTGGGTCTTTCCCTGATGACGCAGGAGGCGCGAGGATCAGACGAAGAACAATTCACATCCGATGTTCTATATTATGTTTTCTTGTGTATACAAAAG TATCTCTGCGAAAATGGACGTGTGGATGATATTTTCTCTGATCCGTATTACACACGTTTTTGTGAGAGTCTACACAAAATCCTGGACGGTTGGAAACCCAGTGTCCATCCTTTAG GTTACATCATTCCAAGTCACGTGACAGAGGAGATGCTGTGGGAGTGTAAACAGCTTGGTGCACATTCACCAGCCACATTGCTCACAACTCTAATGTATTTCAACACTAA GCATTTCCGCCTGACGACACCTGAACAGCACCTGAAAGTAGCTTTCACCAAGGTCCTAAGAAACACGAGGAAGAACCCCGCTAATGCCAAGGACAAAGCAACCAGTATCCGCCTTCTCAAAGGACAAGGTCCACACAGCGTGGGACAGAAAG GAACAGATGAAATGTATGAAGAGCAGGTGGAGGATCCTGAAAATCCTCTTCGCTGCCCCATCAAACTTTATGACTTTTACCTCTTCAAATG CCCTCAAAGCGTAAAGGGACGCAATGACGCATACTACATGACTCCAGAGCCCGTCGTTGCGCCCAACAGTCCGATGTGGTACTCGTCTCAGCCCCTCACGAGTCAGCAGGTGGAGCACATGCTGGCCCGCATCATCGTGGTCCGAGAGATCCAGGAGATCATCAGTGCCAGTCCAGACAACATGAGCTAA
- the twf2b gene encoding twinfilin-2b isoform X1: MSHQTGINATSELREFLARARGGAIRIMKIVIRNEELVLDWYREPAQSWDKDYDQFLLPLLTPQEPCYILYRLDSQNAQGYEWIFIAWSPDQSPVRQKMVYAATRATLKKEFGGGHIKDEVFGTVEDDLCFQGYLRHMSSCCSPAPLTAAEQELQRIKVTEVKFKQCKVTMEFGLDKRAQTLQGLAFPLQEEAKRALQQLKQRRINYIQLRLDVEKETIELVHTKPTETQELPYRIPTDSPRYHFFIFKHSHQGQLQEALVFIYSMPGYTCSIKERMLYSSCKNRLLDEVERDYQLEVTKKMEIDSGDGLTEDFLYEEVHPMEHTLKQAFAKPRGPGGKRGNKRLIKGAGENGDES; the protein is encoded by the exons ATGTCACACCAAACTGGAATTAATG CAACATCTGAGCTGAGAGAGTTTCTGGCCCGAGCAAGGGGAGGTGCCATCAGAATAATGAAGATAGTCATCAGAAACG aggagtTGGTGCTGGATTGGTACAGAGAGCCAGCACAGAGCTGGGACAAGGATTACGATCAGttcctgcttcctctgctcACGCCTCAGGAACCCTGCTACATCCTCTACCGCCTGGACTCCCAGAACGCACAGGGATACGAGTGGATCTTCATCGCCTGGTCACCTGACCAATCACCA GTGAGGCAGAAGATGGTGTATGCAGCCACCCGAGCCACGCTGAAGAAGGAGTTTGGAGGAGGTCACATTAAAGATGAAGTGTTTGGCACAGTTGAG GACGACCTGTGCTTCCAGGGATACCTGCGACAcatgtcctcctgctgctccccGGCTCCCCTCACAGCAGCCGAGCAGGAATTGCAACGAATTAAAGTCACAGAGGTGAAGTTCAAACAATGCAAA GTTACAATGGAGTTTGGCTTAGACAAAAGGGCACAGACTCTTCAAGGTCTTGCATTCCCGTTACAAGAAGAGGCCAAACGAGCTCTGCAGCAACTCAAGCAGAGACGCATCAACTACATACAGCTG AGGCTGGATGTAGAGAAAGAGACCATTGAGCTGGTTCACACCAAACCTACGGAGACCCAGGAGCTTCCATACAGGATCCCCACAGATTCACCCAGATACCACTTCTTCATCTTCAAACATTCCCACCAGGGCCAGCTGCAGGAGGCGCTGG TGTTCATATATTCGATGCCTGGGTACACCTGCAGCATCAAAGAACGGATGTTGTATTCCAGCTGTAAGAACAGGCTACTGGACGAGGTGGAGAGAGACTACCAGCTGGAGGTCACCAAAAAG atggaGATAGACAGCGGCGACGGCCTGACAGAAGACTTCCTGTACGAGGAGGTCCACCCGATGGAGCACACCTTAAAGCAGGCCTTTGCCAAGCCCCGCGGACCGGGAGGGAAGAGGGGCAACAAACGGCTCATCAAGGGTGCAGGGGAGAACGGGGACGAAAGTTag
- the qrich1 gene encoding transcriptional regulator QRICH1 isoform X1 encodes MNEQESGVVSFDEYVRQKARTVPQHRMKEFLESLAKGPEVLQEFSQQGGAATTTAMVYQQQGSNCIYTDSTEVAGSLLELACPVQVTSADISPHLSVHQESEQQLQVQVQIQEQQGQAVGQVLQVASPSQQDLQGISAAQLVQQGELTEEQQQQIQAQLVAAVAGGQQIQLSSGQQIQLQGTQHIQLPGGQQIQLQAGQQIQLQGGQQIQLQGGQQIQLQGGQQIQLQSGQQIQLQGSQQIQLQGGQQIQLQGGQQIQIQTIEAMSPSHQQDSLKEAERRSAVSTVVQPAKKRKVDVPLAVSYAVTPGQQVATVLAIPQGQQQSYVSLRPDLLTVDSAQLYSTTGTITGPTGETWTIPVYSTPQQQGVTHIAIPQESYNTVQVTTTNGKDKMSPSTSSTSADVQSASAGTQEEIVQTLFPAQFMNGNIHIPVAVQTVGGTYNTTQSVHIWDPNQQQGHGEEEQQLHLQGHTETEAHAEPPTEILVPVCLKPEEGLEVWRLWAKRKNEELNKQEKTTLAPIGRRQPLRFQEDLVSSAVAELNLGLSLMTQEARGSDEEQFTSDVLYYVFLCIQKYLCENGRVDDIFSDPYYTRFCESLHKILDGWKPSVHPLGYIIPSHVTEEMLWECKQLGAHSPATLLTTLMYFNTKHFRLTTPEQHLKVAFTKVLRNTRKNPANAKDKATSIRLLKGQGPHSVGQKGTDEMYEEQVEDPENPLRCPIKLYDFYLFKCPQSVKGRNDAYYMTPEPVVAPNSPMWYSSQPLTSQQVEHMLARIIVVREIQEIISASPDNMS; translated from the exons ATGAATGAGCAGGAGAGTGGGGTGGTCTCCTTTGATGAGTATGTGCGGCAGAAGGCCCGCACTGTGCCTCAGCACAGGATGAAGGAGTTCCTGGAGTCTCTTGCCAAGGGCCCAGAGGTGCTGCAGGAGTTCAGCCAGCAGGGAGGGGCGGCCACCACCACAGCCATGGTGTACCAGCAGCAGGGCTCCAACTGCATCTACACAGACAGCACTGAGGTGGCCGGCTCTCTCTTGGAGCTGGCTTGTCCG GTACAGGTGACGTCGGCAGACATTTCACCTCATCTGTCGGTGCATCAAGAGTCTGAACAGCAACTTCAAGTGCAG GTTCAGATTCAGGAGCAGCAGGGCCAGGCAGTCGGCCAGGTTCTTCAGGTGGCCTCCCCCTCTCAGCAGGACCTGCAGGGAATCTCAGCAGCTCAGCTTGTCCAGCAGGGAGAgctcacagaggagcagcagcagcag ATTCAAGCACAATTGGTTGCAGCTGTAGCTGGAGGACAACAAATCCAGTTGTCAAGTGGCCAACAAATCCAGTTACAAGGAACACAGCATATTCAGTTGCCAGGGGGCCAGCAAATTCAACTTCAGGCAGGCCAACAGATTCAACTACAGGGTGGCCAGCAGATTCAATTACAGGGTGGCCAACAGATTCAATTACAGGGTGGCCAACAGATTCAACTACAGAGTGGCCAGCAGATTCAACTACAGGGTAGCCAGCAGATTCAGCTACAGGGTGGCCAACAAATTCAGCTGCAAGGTGGCCaacagatccagatccagaccATAGAGGCGATGTCTCCTTCGCACCAACAGGACTCtctgaaggaggcagagaggaggtcCGCTGTCTCTACTGTTGTCCAACCAGCCAAGAAGCGTAAGGTGGATGTCCCTCTAGCTGTGTCGTATGCCGTTACACCGGGCCAGCAGGTGGCCACTGTTCTTGCCATCCCTCAAGGGCAGCAGCAAAGCTACGTGTCCCTACGACCAGATTTGCTCACTGTCGACAGCGCTCAACTGTACAGCACTACAGGAACAATCACAGGTCCCACAGGTGAGACCTGGACCATCCCTGTGTACTCCActccacagcagcagggtgTAACTCACATTGCCATACCTCAGGAGTCATACAACACAGTGCAAGTTACCACCACCAATGGTAAGGACAAAATGTCCCCCAGCACCTCCTCAACTTCTGCGGATGTGCAGTCTGCCTCCGCTGGGACACAGGAAGAAATAGTACAAACCCTGTTCCCAGCCCAGTTTATGAACGGGAACATTCACATCCCTGTGGCAGTGCAGACTGTAGGCGGGACTTACAACACTACACAGTCGGTACACATATGGGACCCAAATCAACAGCAGGGCCATGGTGAAGAGGAACAGCAGCTCCATCTGCAG GGTCACACAGAGACGGAGGCTCATGCTGAACCACCCACAGAGATTCTGGTTcctgtctgtctaaagcccgAGGAAGGCCTGGAGGTCTGGCGCTTGTGGGCCAAGCGAAAAAACGAGGAGCTGAACAAGCAAGAAAAGACAACACTTGCACCTATTGGCC GTCGTCAGCCCCTGCGTTTTCAAGAAGACTTGGTGTCCAGTGCCGTAGCTGAGCTAAACTTGGGTCTTTCCCTGATGACGCAGGAGGCGCGAGGATCAGACGAAGAACAATTCACATCCGATGTTCTATATTATGTTTTCTTGTGTATACAAAAG TATCTCTGCGAAAATGGACGTGTGGATGATATTTTCTCTGATCCGTATTACACACGTTTTTGTGAGAGTCTACACAAAATCCTGGACGGTTGGAAACCCAGTGTCCATCCTTTAG GTTACATCATTCCAAGTCACGTGACAGAGGAGATGCTGTGGGAGTGTAAACAGCTTGGTGCACATTCACCAGCCACATTGCTCACAACTCTAATGTATTTCAACACTAA GCATTTCCGCCTGACGACACCTGAACAGCACCTGAAAGTAGCTTTCACCAAGGTCCTAAGAAACACGAGGAAGAACCCCGCTAATGCCAAGGACAAAGCAACCAGTATCCGCCTTCTCAAAGGACAAGGTCCACACAGCGTGGGACAGAAAG GAACAGATGAAATGTATGAAGAGCAGGTGGAGGATCCTGAAAATCCTCTTCGCTGCCCCATCAAACTTTATGACTTTTACCTCTTCAAATG CCCTCAAAGCGTAAAGGGACGCAATGACGCATACTACATGACTCCAGAGCCCGTCGTTGCGCCCAACAGTCCGATGTGGTACTCGTCTCAGCCCCTCACGAGTCAGCAGGTGGAGCACATGCTGGCCCGCATCATCGTGGTCCGAGAGATCCAGGAGATCATCAGTGCCAGTCCAGACAACATGAGCTAA
- the rpusd4 gene encoding pseudouridylate synthase RPUSD4, mitochondrial produces the protein MNSCRRITCGDWMSGLNTVLLRIKPGTNCRRCSGAAPSLSRSQTTTEKHAPDSGERPRLRAIDLARKIQREGTKPPAETPPVSAQQKRVADLKRFSQQLQNVHPNVLAKHLHRSILYQDKDVVVLNKPYGIPVQGDSGATSISSVLPVLSKLMAGMKVKSESPLLPCLGLEKEITGAFLLARREEVLEHILNLHRNNQVQRKYWAVTVGVPVPSEGVIDIPIIEREVTGPQPHYKMALSPLFKMNDAGDGMTKVRARRQAHPAVTKYRVLDSSSGCSLVELQPFTGVKHQLRVHMALALSCPILGDHKYSHWNKLAPQKLPERVLGKLGLEQSKIRYVPLHLLARQLTLTGTSHADIDVSCPLPKYFTQTLTRLQLSLPDKEDSK, from the exons ATGAACAGCTGTAGAAGAATAACCTGCGGTGACTGGATGTCCGGCCTGAACACCGTCCTTCTTCGGATCAAACCAGGGACAAACTGCCGCAGGTGCTCGGGGGCAGCACCGTCCCTCAGCCGGAGCCAGACCACCACCGAAAAACACGCTCCGGACTCGGGAGAGAGACCCAGGCTGAGAGCGATAGACCTGGCCCGTAAGATCCAGCGGGAGGGGACGAAGCCACCGGCGGAAACGCCTCCGGTGTCCGCTCAGCAGAAGAGGGTGGCGGATCTGAAACGGTTCAGTCAGCAGCTTCAAAATGTCCACCCCAACGTGCTGGCCAAACACCTCCACAGAAGCATCCTGTACCAGGACAAAGATGTAGTTGTGCTCAACAAACCGTACGGTATCCCTGTCCAAG GTGACTCTGGGGCTACGTCCATCTCCTCTGTGCTTCCTGTTCTCTCCAAATTAATGGCTGGGATGAAGGTCAAGTCTGAATCTCCGTTGCTCCCTTGTCTGGGATTAGAAAAGGAGATAACAGGCGCTTTCCTGCTGGCCAGGAGGGAGGAAGTACTGGAACACATACTCAACCTTCACAGAAATAACCAAGTGCAGAGAAAGTACTG ggCCGTCACAGTTGGTGTACCTGTGCCGTCTGAAGGAGTGATTGATATTCCCATCATAGAGAGAGAGGTCACAGGCCCTCAGCCACACTACAAg atGGCTCTAAGTCCTCTGTTCAAGATGAACGATGCAGGCGATGGTATGACCAAAGTCCGTGCCCGTCGGCAGGCCCATCCCGCAGTGACCAAGTACAGAGTCTTGGACAGCAGCAGTGGTTGCAGCCTCGTGGAGCTGCAGCCTTTTACTG GAGTGAAGCACCAGCTGAGGGTTCACATGGCGCTTGCTCTGTCATGCCCCATTCTTGGTGACCACAAATATTCGCACTGGAACAAACTGGCACCTCAG AAATTACCGGAACGTGTGCTGGGAAAGCTTGGACTGGAACAGAGCAAGATCCGGTACGTCCCTCTTCATTTGCTCGCTCGACAGCTGACGCTAACGGGAACCAGTCACGCTGACATCGATGTGTCCTGCCCTCTGCCTAAATACTTCACGCAAACACTGACTCGACTGCAGTTAAGTCTTCCTGATAAAGAGGACTCTAAATAA
- the cishb gene encoding cytokine inducible SH2-containing protein b, producing the protein MVARAVTAVHHEERRGSCCPHPSPPPWDPAEDLHSITTTFQYLQTSGWYWGSISASEAREALLKKSEGTFLMRDSSHPQYMLALSVKTRCGPTSVRIEYSRGSFWLDSISPGLPHLQSFPDVLSLIQHYMGSGHTPQGQASDDIHPKTKPDPAMHTAKDSGVPLKLMHPLHKPEAFPSLQHLTRLTINRHASCPDQLPLPKPLLRYLQDYPFHI; encoded by the exons aTGGTTGCCCGGGCAGTGACCGCTGTCCATCATGAGGAGCGCAGAGGATCATGCTGCCCgcatccctctcctccaccctggGACCCAGCAGAGGACCTCCATAGCATCACCACCACCTTCCAGTATCTACAGACCTCAG GCTGGTACTGGGGTTCCATCTCAGCGAGTGAAGCTCGGGAAGCTCTCCTAAAAAAGTCTGAAGGCACGTTTCTAATGCGGGACAGCAGTCATCCTCAGTACATGCTGGCCCTGTCGGTGAAGACGCGCTGTGGACCTACCAGTGTTCGCATAGAGTACAGCAGGGGCTCTTTCTGGCTGGACTCTATTTCCCCTGGCCTGCCTCATCTGCAGTCCTTCCCAGATGTTCTCAGCCTCATACAGCACTACATGGGCTCGGGCCACACACCGCAGGGCCAGGCATCTGATGACATCCATCCCAAAACAAAGCCTGACCCTGCCATGCACACAGCTAAAGACAGCGGAGTGCCTCTGAAACTGATGCACCCCCTGCACAAACCAGAGGCCTTCCCTTCTTTGCAGCACCTGACGCGCCTCACCATCAACAGACACGCCAGCTGCCCCGACCAGCTGCCACTCCCAAAGCCTCTGCTGCGCTACCTGCAGGACTACCCTTTCCACATATGA